From the genome of Parvularculales bacterium:
AACCTACCGGCGAAACACACAAGCCTTTGATCACTGTGATCTGCTTCCATCCGTATTAGCCGGCGTCAAAGATGTGGACATGTCCGTTAAAGTGCTTGGACAGAAATTGAAAGTGCCTTTCTATTGCTCGCCGACGGCACTGCAGCGTCTGTTCCATCACCAAGGAGAGAGAGCCGTCGCTGCTGCTGCCGAAAAATACGGTACGATGTTCGGTGTTTCATCCGTCGGCACGGTCAGCTTAGAGGAGCTTCGGCGAAAGCATAAGAGCCCGCAGGTTTACCAGTTTTATTTTCACAAAGACCGCGGACTGAACAGAGCCATGATGCAGCGTGCCAAGGAGGCCGGCGTTGCAGTCATGCTGGTTACGGTAGACAGCATTGTCGGCGGTAACCGGGAACGTGACCTGCGCACCGGATTTACCATTCCGCTTCGTTTAACAATATCCGGTATGATGCAATTCCTTCTGAAGCCCGCATGGGGGTTCAATTATCTTACTCGCGAACGATTTCGATTACCGCAACTGGATGAT
Proteins encoded in this window:
- a CDS encoding alpha-hydroxy acid oxidase produces the protein TYRRNTQAFDHCDLLPSVLAGVKDVDMSVKVLGQKLKVPFYCSPTALQRLFHHQGERAVAAAAEKYGTMFGVSSVGTVSLEELRRKHKSPQVYQFYFHKDRGLNRAMMQRAKEAGVAVMLVTVDSIVGGNRERDLRTGFTIPLRLTISGMMQFLLKPAWGFNYLTRERFRLPQLDDHIDIKGDARTIGGYMNEMLDPTMNWDDIGEMVQEWGGQFCLKGIMTSSDARRAVDIGCTGVVLSNHGGRQLDGSRSSFDQLKEIVDEVGDEIDVIMDGGVRRGTHVLKALSLGAKAVGLGRYYLFPLAAAGRPGVERALSLMHAEVERAMRLMGKSSIDQLSPDNLRFR